A window of Bactrocera dorsalis isolate Fly_Bdor chromosome 4, ASM2337382v1, whole genome shotgun sequence genomic DNA:
ATCTAACGGAAAGGATAAATAGGCTTCCACTTAAATCtgttaaatttgcaaaattatttaCTCATTTTCTGTTAACTAATACCATTTTGAGAGTGGGACTATCCAAGGGAAATATTATTCTACTAACTGCTATCTACAATTATTTTGTGCAACATGACACGTTTTAACCATAGATGTTTTGTTTGTTGGGATATGTTGTTAAAATACTAGCCTTTCATTACCAAGCCGCGCAACTCCACATTCACTTTCATTGACATCTTTTTACTTGTCTTGGTTATATACTGGTACATAGCACTTACATGGTTAAAGATGTGCATCTCTACATGTTTGAAGTTAATAATGTATATGTGCAAATGGTTAAAGTGCAAATTTGGAGTGAAAAATAAGGAAAGTTACTGAACCAGCCGATCCGGTGTACAACTTTTGATCgtcaagttttcaaaattcccATTTAAATTGCAATTTAGCATTGGaagatacatatacaaatgtacatatatgtatgtataagtatgacCTTTGTGGCggtcaattttcaaatttgggaTGTTAcaggatatttataaatatatatgcatacatacatatgtatggtatgtaagTTGTAGGTATACTAActaaagatttttatatatacacataacacTAACTTACTTAATTAAGAACctacaatttattttagtaaaattttgtttagttaGCTTTGAACTTCATAAATAAAACGGgcttcttctcttctttacaGTACACATATTGATCAAAATACATATCCAGAGATGAGTTGATTGTCAATATTTGATTTGAAATGATAACTACGATTACCTGAGCTTATTTGCTACCAAAGATATATATTGAGGAGCATATTTGCATCTCACCTGATATTGTAGACATTGTTCGGTTGTGTTTGCTTCTGATCAACTCAGATGGGCGCAAACTTGGTTCCTCAATTACCTCAAGTCCTGAATCGGAATCTATATTATCCAAGTTACTATTTGAGTTACTAATATAAAAGTTCATGGGATCTGATGTAACTAATTGCATTCTTTTGTGTAAAAGTGAGTTCATCGGCGGCGGCAGTGGAGGAGGCGGAGGCCCACTTACTGAAATGATCCGAAAATTTATGTATTCGCGTAACTATGTActttagtatgtatgtagttagtaTGTATACATgaacatatatatgaatgtacttatgtatatttgcatttgtgGAACATACCGATTTCTATGTTTTGTATAGGCGGAGCAGATGAAACTCGTTTTAACTGGCGATCGCATGTGTTGCCATCATTGCATGTTGGGTGGAATATATTGCTGGTGCTCCCAGTGCTACTGCAATCAAGATTATTTCGAATAACGGAGTTTTTCTGTGATTGCTTGGTACGCTCAGCAATATCTTCTATTGGACACACACTTTCATATGTGTCGCTTTTAACGCCACAATTGATATTGCTAGTAGCGTTGAGCAGGTTCTTTAGATTGACATTTTTAACGGTAAAACTTTCCTTTTGTGATAACTCGTATTTGGGTTTGCTATGTATTCCTATAGTCGATTGTGATTTATTTCGATTCAGCCGCTCACTTTGATGCTTGCTGTTCATATTCTAAAattcaaatcaattttttttttaaataagttaaagAAACTTAACTAATTTGATATAAGATGGATTAACGTAAAACCTCTCTAAAATAAACAGTGAAATTAGGACGCTAATTCGATAGGCGATGACTATAAGCCAACCACTATATAAtagaattatttcaaaatatatttataaccaAGGGGTTAAGAAATGCTAAACGAGGAGTATGTCACGTAAAGCTACTATTGTTCTTAAATTGAATTAGAAAAgttttcgtatatatgtatgattacTTACATGATTGCTGTATTGTAGTATGAAATCTGAGCTCCGAGTTGAGGAAGTGCTAGCTGAGCGTGAATGAGATCCACTATCACGGGAACGTGATCGTCCAGAAccgtatttatttttgttttttcgtgcCTCCTCACGAACCAAATATATATCCTCGTAATCATGGTCATGTGAACTTTCTGGCCTCAGCTTGTCATTGTTTAAATAACTCGTTTTAGGTTGATTAGCTACTTGATTTTGtttatcaattttaatattattattgttgattttattatagtTGATTCCAGCAGTTAAattggcattaatttttttattatcattggTGATGATTTTTGTGCTGGTGCTGGCGCTGAGATCTTGATCGTAGCTGCTGCTTTCGTTGTTACATTTAGTGTGAAGATTAAAACTTTGACTTCgaaagttgtttgtttttgataaTTTCATACTCGATTGAATAGAAACGGATATAGATTCTTCTGATCCGCTTCCTGTACCACTTGAACTGGAGTGAACATCTGCTTGGACAACAACTGCATTGTTAATGGtttttgatttatgtattttgttatGACTATTAGTTTTGTGGCGATTCATTTTCGCTTTTAAATTTCCAGCACTGTTGCAATCGGAATCGAACAGCTCCCGAACTCGATTATAAATTAGTTCATGAGGATCGTGGAGAAAAAATGATTCTCCAGAAACACTGCCAGTCGGGGAAGGAGGAGTAAAGAAACTGTTACGCATTGGATTGACATATAAGCCATCATTAGGCACCATTTGCCCATTGTATAATTTCTCAGAAGATGAGCGCGATTGTTGAGAGTGTGCATAAATGGCCTCAATACGTTTATGGGCCATAGAGATCGGTGGTGGATGCAAATAAAAGGGCTCAATATCTGAGCTTAAAGACGAAGATGTCTTCGATTTAATGGTGTTACTGCAACTAGTCTGCTTACTACTATTCGAGTTAAAGCTTCCGTGTGAGCTGTTGTTGATACAGTTACTTCCATCACTTCTATTGAAATTGCAATTTTGCATCTCTTGAAATTCCTTATTAGATAATGAACAAGTTTTCTGTCGTTGTTGTGTATTCCTGTCCCGACAACTATAGTCTATTGTACTACCGTGTTGTACTAACACATTAAGACACTTGAATTAACGAATAGATATACAGAgaaaataagataaataaagaaacatGTTAAATTGAAGAGTGATGATATTAAGAGACCTTAATTAAATTTCTACATAAAGAACAAGATCTCACCTCTACTTGTTGATTTTCTGCTGCATCGTTAATGGGCGACTTGCCGTACTTATCCAACGATAGTTTTGCCCCATGTTTAAGCAACCATCGTACCACAGAAAGGTGTCCTCTTGACGCGGCAAAATGTAGTGGTGTAGCACCATCTCCATCTCGTAGATTTGGATCAACACCCTGATCTTGCACCTTTGTACGTGTATATGCAAAGTTAagtaaagttttaatatttcggacacaaaataaaaaaaaaagaaaaaatacaatattatttccatacacataaacatatagtatgtatgtaaaatagtgcatttttaattatatagcACACACGGCTACCCCGATTGTTCATTTATGGGCACTGTaagtaaatacgagtatattaaaaaattataatgaatacGTTTACCATCCATCTGAGGCAATCCAAACATCCCATTTGTGAAGCAGCATGTATCGGTGCCATACCGTCGCGTGCGCGTACATAGAGAGAACCACCAGCTTCAAGCACTAAAAATTTTAGCACCTCTAAGTGCCCTTCTTGCGCTGCCAAGTAGACCGGTGTGACATCATTGTCCATTTGAGTATTTGCGCTATAAAgggtaaagtgaaaaaataatgctcatatattttaatttaaatttattatagttCGCATTTGAATGTAAAAAAACAACACTTTTTCtagaagtttaatttttaacacaaaactAAGACATTTTGctttacatacaaatgtatatatatgttgaGAATAATTACATTCGTACTTCTTTGTTAACTCAACGGTTAATTGTATCACTTTCAAATAATCGATAAACATATTTAGTTATATAAACCAAAATAAGCAAAGTGCCCCGACGCAATACCTGTCTGTACATCAGTCTATCTGTCAATCCTAGAGAAAAACCATGGATGATTTAGAATTTGGCATTTAGCTGacgtttttattgcaaattattaacaTCACACCACTTCCATCTCTCAAAGTAGTGTTagttaaacataaaataaggCGCTATATCTTTGTTAGCGAccgaattacaaaaaaaaaaaaaacaaaaaacaatcacATAGGGGAAAAGGAAAGCGACGTACAAGCTCTTAAATTATGTCAATAGTTCACCAAATCCcgttattttaatttctgtAAATCTCGTGTCtcctaaaatattatatacaattatatgtTGTATGGAAAGTGTAATTATGGATTTggccaaaaatttaaataagttagTGGCAGCACCACCTTTTGGCAT
This region includes:
- the LOC105228316 gene encoding probable serine/threonine-protein kinase DDB_G0282963 isoform X2 produces the protein MHSHKLNTCDSTGSVSSVERPNAGALALHYAAARGCLDCVQLLVGASTDICYFSTISSRKGFLGRMTTSFTSYRRSKVKSKSNNDISSIVAEMNGVSGIADSLPQHISNDDISDLAEMMDTTVRKEINLSSDDVAVVRKERNNRRSVVSANTQMDNDVTPVYLAAQEGHLEVLKFLVLEAGGSLYVRARDGMAPIHAASQMGCLDCLRWMVQDQGVDPNLRDGDGATPLHFAASRGHLSVVRWLLKHGAKLSLDKYGKSPINDAAENQQVECLNVLVQHGSTIDYSCRDRNTQQRQKTCSLSNKEFQEMQNCNFNRSDGSNCINNSSHGSFNSNSSKQTSCSNTIKSKTSSSLSSDIEPFYLHPPPISMAHKRIEAIYAHSQQSRSSSEKLYNGQMVPNDGLYVNPMRNSFFTPPSPTGSVSGESFFLHDPHELIYNRVRELFDSDCNSAGNLKAKMNRHKTNSHNKIHKSKTINNAVVVQADVHSSSSGTGSGSEESISVSIQSSMKLSKTNNFRSQSFNLHTKCNNESSSYDQDLSASTSTKIITNDNKKINANLTAGINYNKINNNNIKIDKQNQVANQPKTSYLNNDKLRPESSHDHDYEDIYLVREEARKNKNKYGSGRSRSRDSGSHSRSASTSSTRSSDFILQYSNHNMNSKHQSERLNRNKSQSTIGIHSKPKYELSQKESFTVKNVNLKNLLNATSNINCGVKSDTYESVCPIEDIAERTKQSQKNSVIRNNLDCSSTGSTSNIFHPTCNDGNTCDRQLKRVSSAPPIQNIEIVSGPPPPPLPPPMNSLLHKRMQLVTSDPMNFYISNSNSNLDNIDSDSGLEVIEEPSLRPSELIRSKHNRTMSTISANKKAKLLNSSCNGNIQNSASLATISCVTPSRDNFSCDSYHVCNDQRDERIQMQNYHSTRADAQQHPLPQSYQQSQMYGSSAEDHYELQQTQYGYSNSNGNVVSGTRPGGPNLVNKQLVLPFVPPSFPNKSQDGVTHLIKPSEYLKSISDKRSCPSSARSTDTEDYMHIQVANQHGVNFDPPKPPPPPPLPTHPLMHHNEKQNNIKIGNINHVSVVNQDTATRKQHQPLSAISIQDLNSVQLRRTDTQKMPKPYQMPARSLSMQCLTSSADSYLKTDLIAELKISKDITGIKKMKVEKQLAGQFDIEHYSEISKQFSTNNYMDQIPEKDQAGNIIPDWKRQMMAKKAAERAKKEFEERMAKEAENRRLSQIPQWKRDLLARREETENKLKASIYTPKVEENNRIAETWQLKNRAISIDNINLVSPSVDTLPIVSGTFDNSNKENKEQNEQAAIINIPVSDDDINSNQYNKGDEADNIIPWRAQLRKTNSRLSLI
- the LOC105228316 gene encoding probable serine/threonine-protein kinase DDB_G0282963 isoform X1 — translated: MHSHKLNTCDSTGSVSSVERPNAGALALHYAAARGCLDCVQLLVGASTDICYFSTISSRKGFLGRMTTSFTSYRRSKVKSKSNNDISSIVAEMNGVSGIADSLPQHISNDDISDLAEMMDTTVRKEINLSSDDVAVVRKERNNRRSVVSANTQMDNDVTPVYLAAQEGHLEVLKFLVLEAGGSLYVRARDGMAPIHAASQMGCLDCLRWMVQDQGVDPNLRDGDGATPLHFAASRGHLSVVRWLLKHGAKLSLDKYGKSPINDAAENQQVECLNVLVQHGSTIDYSCRDRNTQQRQKTCSLSNKEFQEMQNCNFNRSDGSNCINNSSHGSFNSNSSKQTSCSNTIKSKTSSSLSSDIEPFYLHPPPISMAHKRIEAIYAHSQQSRSSSEKLYNGQMVPNDGLYVNPMRNSFFTPPSPTGSVSGESFFLHDPHELIYNRVRELFDSDCNSAGNLKAKMNRHKTNSHNKIHKSKTINNAVVVQADVHSSSSGTGSGSEESISVSIQSSMKLSKTNNFRSQSFNLHTKCNNESSSYDQDLSASTSTKIITNDNKKINANLTAGINYNKINNNNIKIDKQNQVANQPKTSYLNNDKLRPESSHDHDYEDIYLVREEARKNKNKYGSGRSRSRDSGSHSRSASTSSTRSSDFILQYSNHNMNSKHQSERLNRNKSQSTIGIHSKPKYELSQKESFTVKNVNLKNLLNATSNINCGVKSDTYESVCPIEDIAERTKQSQKNSVIRNNLDCSSTGSTSNIFHPTCNDGNTCDRQLKRVSSAPPIQNIEIVSGPPPPPLPPPMNSLLHKRMQLVTSDPMNFYISNSNSNLDNIDSDSGLEVIEEPSLRPSELIRSKHNRTMSTISANKKAKLLNSSCNGNIQNSASLATISCVTPSRDNFSCDSYHVCNDQRDERIQMQNYHSTRADAQQHPLPQSYQQSQMYGSSAEDHYELQQTQYGYSNSNGNVVSGTRPGGPNLVNKQLVLPFVPPSFPNKSQDGVTHLIKPSEYLKSISDKRSCPSSARSTDTEDYMHIQVANQHGVNFDPPKPPPPPPLPTHPLMHHNEKQNNIKIGNINHVSVVNQDTATRKQHQPLSAISIQDLNSVQLRRTDTQKMPKPYQMPARSLSMQCLTSSADSYLKTDLIAELKISKDITGIKKMKVEKQLAGQFDIEHYSEISKQFSTNNYMDQLYMQIPEKDQAGNIIPDWKRQMMAKKAAERAKKEFEERMAKEAENRRLSQIPQWKRDLLARREETENKLKASIYTPKVEENNRIAETWQLKNRAISIDNINLVSPSVDTLPIVSGTFDNSNKENKEQNEQAAIINIPVSDDDINSNQYNKGDEADNIIPWRAQLRKTNSRLSLI
- the LOC105228316 gene encoding ankyrin repeat, bromo and BTB domain-containing protein DDB_G0293800 isoform X6; translated protein: MHSHKLNTCDSTGSVSSVERPNAGALALHYAAARGCLDCVQLLVGASTDICANTQMDNDVTPVYLAAQEGHLEVLKFLVLEAGGSLYVRARDGMAPIHAASQMGCLDCLRWMVQDQGVDPNLRDGDGATPLHFAASRGHLSVVRWLLKHGAKLSLDKYGKSPINDAAENQQVECLNVLVQHGSTIDYSCRDRNTQQRQKTCSLSNKEFQEMQNCNFNRSDGSNCINNSSHGSFNSNSSKQTSCSNTIKSKTSSSLSSDIEPFYLHPPPISMAHKRIEAIYAHSQQSRSSSEKLYNGQMVPNDGLYVNPMRNSFFTPPSPTGSVSGESFFLHDPHELIYNRVRELFDSDCNSAGNLKAKMNRHKTNSHNKIHKSKTINNAVVVQADVHSSSSGTGSGSEESISVSIQSSMKLSKTNNFRSQSFNLHTKCNNESSSYDQDLSASTSTKIITNDNKKINANLTAGINYNKINNNNIKIDKQNQVANQPKTSYLNNDKLRPESSHDHDYEDIYLVREEARKNKNKYGSGRSRSRDSGSHSRSASTSSTRSSDFILQYSNHNMNSKHQSERLNRNKSQSTIGIHSKPKYELSQKESFTVKNVNLKNLLNATSNINCGVKSDTYESVCPIEDIAERTKQSQKNSVIRNNLDCSSTGSTSNIFHPTCNDGNTCDRQLKRVSSAPPIQNIEIVSGPPPPPLPPPMNSLLHKRMQLVTSDPMNFYISNSNSNLDNIDSDSGLEVIEEPSLRPSELIRSKHNRTMSTISANKKAKLLNSSCNGNIQNSASLATISCVTPSRDNFSCDSYHVCNDQRDERIQMQNYHSTRADAQQHPLPQSYQQSQMYGSSAEDHYELQQTQYGYSNSNGNVVSGTRPGGPNLVNKQLVLPFVPPSFPNKSQDGVTHLIKPSEYLKSISDKRSCPSSARSTDTEDYMHIQVANQHGVNFDPPKPPPPPPLPTHPLMHHNEKQNNIKIGNINHVSVVNQDTATRKQHQPLSAISIQDLNSVQLRRTDTQKMPKPYQMPARSLSMQCLTSSADSYLKTDLIAELKISKDITGIKKMKVEKQLAGQFDIEHYSEISKQFSTNNYMDQLYMQIPEKDQAGNIIPDWKRQMMAKKAAERAKKEFEERMAKEAENRRLSQIPQWKRDLLARREETENKLKASIYTPKVEENNRIAETWQLKNRAISIDNINLVSPSVDTLPIVSGTFDNSNKENKEQNEQAAIINIPVSDDDINSNQYNKGDEADNIIPWRAQLRKTNSRLSLI
- the LOC105228316 gene encoding probable serine/threonine-protein kinase DDB_G0282963 isoform X3 produces the protein MKSYFSTISSRKGFLGRMTTSFTSYRRSKVKSKSNNDISSIVAEMNGVSGIADSLPQHISNDDISDLAEMMDTTVRKEINLSSDDVAVVRKERNNRRSVVSANTQMDNDVTPVYLAAQEGHLEVLKFLVLEAGGSLYVRARDGMAPIHAASQMGCLDCLRWMVQDQGVDPNLRDGDGATPLHFAASRGHLSVVRWLLKHGAKLSLDKYGKSPINDAAENQQVECLNVLVQHGSTIDYSCRDRNTQQRQKTCSLSNKEFQEMQNCNFNRSDGSNCINNSSHGSFNSNSSKQTSCSNTIKSKTSSSLSSDIEPFYLHPPPISMAHKRIEAIYAHSQQSRSSSEKLYNGQMVPNDGLYVNPMRNSFFTPPSPTGSVSGESFFLHDPHELIYNRVRELFDSDCNSAGNLKAKMNRHKTNSHNKIHKSKTINNAVVVQADVHSSSSGTGSGSEESISVSIQSSMKLSKTNNFRSQSFNLHTKCNNESSSYDQDLSASTSTKIITNDNKKINANLTAGINYNKINNNNIKIDKQNQVANQPKTSYLNNDKLRPESSHDHDYEDIYLVREEARKNKNKYGSGRSRSRDSGSHSRSASTSSTRSSDFILQYSNHNMNSKHQSERLNRNKSQSTIGIHSKPKYELSQKESFTVKNVNLKNLLNATSNINCGVKSDTYESVCPIEDIAERTKQSQKNSVIRNNLDCSSTGSTSNIFHPTCNDGNTCDRQLKRVSSAPPIQNIEIVSGPPPPPLPPPMNSLLHKRMQLVTSDPMNFYISNSNSNLDNIDSDSGLEVIEEPSLRPSELIRSKHNRTMSTISANKKAKLLNSSCNGNIQNSASLATISCVTPSRDNFSCDSYHVCNDQRDERIQMQNYHSTRADAQQHPLPQSYQQSQMYGSSAEDHYELQQTQYGYSNSNGNVVSGTRPGGPNLVNKQLVLPFVPPSFPNKSQDGVTHLIKPSEYLKSISDKRSCPSSARSTDTEDYMHIQVANQHGVNFDPPKPPPPPPLPTHPLMHHNEKQNNIKIGNINHVSVVNQDTATRKQHQPLSAISIQDLNSVQLRRTDTQKMPKPYQMPARSLSMQCLTSSADSYLKTDLIAELKISKDITGIKKMKVEKQLAGQFDIEHYSEISKQFSTNNYMDQLYMQIPEKDQAGNIIPDWKRQMMAKKAAERAKKEFEERMAKEAENRRLSQIPQWKRDLLARREETENKLKASIYTPKVEENNRIAETWQLKNRAISIDNINLVSPSVDTLPIVSGTFDNSNKENKEQNEQAAIINIPVSDDDINSNQYNKGDEADNIIPWRAQLRKTNSRLSLI
- the LOC105228316 gene encoding probable serine/threonine-protein kinase DDB_G0282963 isoform X4 — encoded protein: MTTSFTSYRRSKVKSKSNNDISSIVAEMNGVSGIADSLPQHISNDDISDLAEMMDTTVRKEINLSSDDVAVVRKERNNRRSVVSANTQMDNDVTPVYLAAQEGHLEVLKFLVLEAGGSLYVRARDGMAPIHAASQMGCLDCLRWMVQDQGVDPNLRDGDGATPLHFAASRGHLSVVRWLLKHGAKLSLDKYGKSPINDAAENQQVECLNVLVQHGSTIDYSCRDRNTQQRQKTCSLSNKEFQEMQNCNFNRSDGSNCINNSSHGSFNSNSSKQTSCSNTIKSKTSSSLSSDIEPFYLHPPPISMAHKRIEAIYAHSQQSRSSSEKLYNGQMVPNDGLYVNPMRNSFFTPPSPTGSVSGESFFLHDPHELIYNRVRELFDSDCNSAGNLKAKMNRHKTNSHNKIHKSKTINNAVVVQADVHSSSSGTGSGSEESISVSIQSSMKLSKTNNFRSQSFNLHTKCNNESSSYDQDLSASTSTKIITNDNKKINANLTAGINYNKINNNNIKIDKQNQVANQPKTSYLNNDKLRPESSHDHDYEDIYLVREEARKNKNKYGSGRSRSRDSGSHSRSASTSSTRSSDFILQYSNHNMNSKHQSERLNRNKSQSTIGIHSKPKYELSQKESFTVKNVNLKNLLNATSNINCGVKSDTYESVCPIEDIAERTKQSQKNSVIRNNLDCSSTGSTSNIFHPTCNDGNTCDRQLKRVSSAPPIQNIEIVSGPPPPPLPPPMNSLLHKRMQLVTSDPMNFYISNSNSNLDNIDSDSGLEVIEEPSLRPSELIRSKHNRTMSTISANKKAKLLNSSCNGNIQNSASLATISCVTPSRDNFSCDSYHVCNDQRDERIQMQNYHSTRADAQQHPLPQSYQQSQMYGSSAEDHYELQQTQYGYSNSNGNVVSGTRPGGPNLVNKQLVLPFVPPSFPNKSQDGVTHLIKPSEYLKSISDKRSCPSSARSTDTEDYMHIQVANQHGVNFDPPKPPPPPPLPTHPLMHHNEKQNNIKIGNINHVSVVNQDTATRKQHQPLSAISIQDLNSVQLRRTDTQKMPKPYQMPARSLSMQCLTSSADSYLKTDLIAELKISKDITGIKKMKVEKQLAGQFDIEHYSEISKQFSTNNYMDQLYMQIPEKDQAGNIIPDWKRQMMAKKAAERAKKEFEERMAKEAENRRLSQIPQWKRDLLARREETENKLKASIYTPKVEENNRIAETWQLKNRAISIDNINLVSPSVDTLPIVSGTFDNSNKENKEQNEQAAIINIPVSDDDINSNQYNKGDEADNIIPWRAQLRKTNSRLSLI
- the LOC105228316 gene encoding ankyrin repeat, bromo and BTB domain-containing protein DDB_G0293800 isoform X8, yielding MHSHKLNTCDSTGSVSSVERPNAGALALHYAAARGCLDCVQLLVGASTDICANTQMDNDVTPVYLAAQEGHLEVLKFLVLEAGGSLYVRARDGMAPIHAASQMGCLDCLRWMVQDQGVDPNLRDGDGATPLHFAASRGHLSVVRWLLKHGAKLSLDKYGKSPINDAAENQQVECLNVLVQHGSTIDYSCRDRNTQQRQKTCSLSNKEFQEMQNCNFNRSDGSNCINNSSHGSFNSNSSKQTSCSNTIKSKTSSSLSSDIEPFYLHPPPISMAHKRIEAIYAHSQQSRSSSEKLYNGQMVPNDGLYVNPMRNSFFTPPSPTGSVSGESFFLHDPHELIYNRVRELFDSDCNSAGNLKAKMNRHKTNSHNKIHKSKTINNAVVVQADVHSSSSGTGSGSEESISVSIQSSMKLSKTNNFRSQSFNLHTKCNNESSSYDQDLSASTSTKIITNDNKKINANLTAGINYNKINNNNIKIDKQNQVANQPKTSYLNNDKLRPESSHDHDYEDIYLVREEARKNKNKYGSGRSRSRDSGSHSRSASTSSTRSSDFILQYSNHNMNSKHQSERLNRNKSQSTIGIHSKPKYELSQKESFTVKNVNLKNLLNATSNINCGVKSDTYESVCPIEDIAERTKQSQKNSVIRNNLDCSSTGSTSNIFHPTCNDGNTCDRQLKRVSSAPPIQNIEIVSGPPPPPLPPPMNSLLHKRMQLVTSDPMNFYISNSNSNLDNIDSDSGLEVIEEPSLRPSELIRSKHNRTMSTISANKKAKLLNSSCNGNIQNSASLATISCVTPSRDNFSCDSYHVCNDQRDERIQMQNYHSTRADAQQHPLPQSYQQSQMYGSSAEDHYELQQTQYGYSNSNGNVVSGTRPGGPNLVNKQLVLPFVPPSFPNKSQDGVTHLIKPSEYLKSISDKRSCPSSARSTDTEDYMHIQVANQHGVNFDPPKPPPPPPLPTHPLMHHNEKQNNIKIGNINHVSVVNQDTATRKQHQPLSAISIQDLNSVQLRRTDTQKMPKPYQMPARSLSMQCLTSSADSYLKTDLIAELKISKDITGIKKMKVEKQLAGQFDIEHYSEISKQFSTNNYMDQIPEKDQAGNIIPDWKRQMMAKKAAERAKKEFEERMAKEAENRRLSQIPQWKRDLLARREETENKLKASIYTPKVEENNRIAETWQLKNRAISIDNINLVSPSVDTLPIVSGTFDNSNKENKEQNEQAAIINIPVSDDDINSNQYNKGDEADNIIPWRAQLRKTNSRLSLI
- the LOC105228316 gene encoding ankyrin repeat, bromo and BTB domain-containing protein DDB_G0293800 isoform X7 yields the protein MKSANTQMDNDVTPVYLAAQEGHLEVLKFLVLEAGGSLYVRARDGMAPIHAASQMGCLDCLRWMVQDQGVDPNLRDGDGATPLHFAASRGHLSVVRWLLKHGAKLSLDKYGKSPINDAAENQQVECLNVLVQHGSTIDYSCRDRNTQQRQKTCSLSNKEFQEMQNCNFNRSDGSNCINNSSHGSFNSNSSKQTSCSNTIKSKTSSSLSSDIEPFYLHPPPISMAHKRIEAIYAHSQQSRSSSEKLYNGQMVPNDGLYVNPMRNSFFTPPSPTGSVSGESFFLHDPHELIYNRVRELFDSDCNSAGNLKAKMNRHKTNSHNKIHKSKTINNAVVVQADVHSSSSGTGSGSEESISVSIQSSMKLSKTNNFRSQSFNLHTKCNNESSSYDQDLSASTSTKIITNDNKKINANLTAGINYNKINNNNIKIDKQNQVANQPKTSYLNNDKLRPESSHDHDYEDIYLVREEARKNKNKYGSGRSRSRDSGSHSRSASTSSTRSSDFILQYSNHNMNSKHQSERLNRNKSQSTIGIHSKPKYELSQKESFTVKNVNLKNLLNATSNINCGVKSDTYESVCPIEDIAERTKQSQKNSVIRNNLDCSSTGSTSNIFHPTCNDGNTCDRQLKRVSSAPPIQNIEIVSGPPPPPLPPPMNSLLHKRMQLVTSDPMNFYISNSNSNLDNIDSDSGLEVIEEPSLRPSELIRSKHNRTMSTISANKKAKLLNSSCNGNIQNSASLATISCVTPSRDNFSCDSYHVCNDQRDERIQMQNYHSTRADAQQHPLPQSYQQSQMYGSSAEDHYELQQTQYGYSNSNGNVVSGTRPGGPNLVNKQLVLPFVPPSFPNKSQDGVTHLIKPSEYLKSISDKRSCPSSARSTDTEDYMHIQVANQHGVNFDPPKPPPPPPLPTHPLMHHNEKQNNIKIGNINHVSVVNQDTATRKQHQPLSAISIQDLNSVQLRRTDTQKMPKPYQMPARSLSMQCLTSSADSYLKTDLIAELKISKDITGIKKMKVEKQLAGQFDIEHYSEISKQFSTNNYMDQLYMQIPEKDQAGNIIPDWKRQMMAKKAAERAKKEFEERMAKEAENRRLSQIPQWKRDLLARREETENKLKASIYTPKVEENNRIAETWQLKNRAISIDNINLVSPSVDTLPIVSGTFDNSNKENKEQNEQAAIINIPVSDDDINSNQYNKGDEADNIIPWRAQLRKTNSRLSLI